Proteins from a single region of Streptomyces spinoverrucosus:
- a CDS encoding alkaline phosphatase PhoX — protein sequence MSLTRRDFARTTAIAGTGAVALAGTVAALGSAPGALASAETETTGEEAAAKHGGVGYGPLLPDPEGILALPAGFSYKILTYAGKTKLESGEFTPADHDGTATFAGPRGTTLLVNNHEMDGPRSDHDHPVPLTEGLVYDPAAPGGCTVVEVRRDGRVAEWVGIAGTANNCAGGSTPWGTWLTCEENSDRAGENGMTKDHGYVFEVDPSDRRANRDPKPLKFFGRYDHEAVVIDPKRGHAYLTEDADEPNGLFYRWTPPKGFEYGHGKFRTLADDAGVLQAPKCFNSGGHFVDDLSRATKVGTVYGVDWVDVPDRDARTVSVREQFGEGEITRARKLEGMWWGDGGAYIVSSYAREESPVQHDGQVWFYDPKRRTLTLKVLLGVNPDPFKDGAFDGPDNITVSPYGGLIIAEDGEGIQHLFGATDSGRTYPIARNELNIGTEEEPEYSEFTGVTFSPDGKTLYANIQEPGIMLAITGPWKRQQR from the coding sequence ATGTCGCTCACTCGCAGGGACTTCGCCAGGACCACCGCCATCGCCGGAACCGGAGCGGTCGCACTGGCGGGCACCGTCGCCGCGCTCGGCAGTGCTCCCGGCGCCCTCGCGTCCGCCGAGACGGAGACCACGGGCGAGGAGGCCGCGGCCAAGCATGGTGGGGTCGGATACGGCCCGCTCCTCCCCGACCCGGAGGGCATCCTCGCGCTGCCCGCCGGCTTCTCGTACAAGATCCTCACCTACGCCGGCAAAACCAAGCTGGAGTCGGGCGAGTTCACCCCCGCCGACCACGACGGCACCGCGACCTTCGCCGGCCCGCGCGGCACCACCCTCCTGGTCAACAACCACGAGATGGACGGCCCCCGCTCCGACCACGACCACCCGGTCCCGCTCACCGAGGGCCTGGTCTACGACCCCGCCGCGCCCGGCGGCTGCACGGTCGTCGAGGTGCGCCGCGACGGACGGGTCGCCGAGTGGGTCGGCATCGCCGGCACCGCCAACAACTGCGCCGGCGGCTCCACCCCCTGGGGCACCTGGCTGACCTGCGAGGAGAACTCCGACCGGGCCGGCGAGAACGGCATGACCAAGGACCACGGTTACGTCTTCGAGGTCGACCCCAGCGACCGGCGCGCCAACCGCGACCCCAAGCCGCTGAAGTTCTTCGGCCGTTACGACCACGAGGCCGTCGTCATCGACCCCAAGCGGGGGCACGCCTACCTCACCGAGGACGCCGACGAGCCCAACGGCCTGTTCTACCGCTGGACCCCGCCCAAGGGCTTCGAGTACGGCCACGGCAAGTTCCGCACCCTCGCCGACGACGCCGGCGTGCTGCAGGCGCCCAAGTGCTTCAACTCCGGCGGCCACTTCGTCGACGACCTCTCGCGCGCCACCAAGGTCGGCACCGTCTACGGCGTCGACTGGGTCGACGTGCCGGACCGAGACGCCAGGACGGTGTCCGTGCGGGAGCAGTTCGGCGAGGGCGAGATCACCCGCGCCCGCAAGCTGGAGGGCATGTGGTGGGGCGACGGCGGCGCGTACATCGTCTCCTCGTACGCCCGTGAGGAGAGCCCCGTCCAGCACGACGGCCAGGTCTGGTTCTACGACCCCAAGCGCCGCACCCTCACCCTGAAGGTGCTGCTGGGCGTCAACCCGGACCCCTTCAAGGACGGCGCCTTCGACGGCCCCGACAACATCACCGTCTCCCCCTACGGTGGCCTGATCATCGCCGAGGACGGCGAGGGCATCCAGCACCTGTTCGGCGCCACCGACAGCGGCCGCACCTACCCGATCGCCCGCAACGAGCTGAACATCGGCACCGAGGAGGAGCCCGAGTACAGCGAGTTCACCGGCGTCACCTTCTCACCCGACGGAAAGACCCTGTACGCCAACATCCAGGAACCCGGCATCATGCTCGCCATCACCGGCCCCTGGAAGCGGCAGCAGCGGTAA
- a CDS encoding TROVE domain-containing protein, whose product MARFNTKAAKAQPTSRVTSTGRVLRTFQGGRGRERDARSELFLLAVSNFVSQQTFYETGADRDDRFTRLVRELAVTDPAWTAGLLGWLRGAGNLRTASVVGAAEYVKARLEAGATDGPSNRQVVDSVLQRPDEPGELLAYWTALYGRNIPKPVKRGVADAVRRLYSGKSLLKYDTASNGYRFGDILNLVHAAPDPDKPWQGELFKYALDRRHNPDNAVPPASDRVLSAHRELMALPVEERRAVVTAPDGAERLAAAGMTWEALAGWLQGPMDRAAWEAVIPSMGTMALVRNLRNFDEAGVSDEVAARVAARISDPAEVARSRQFPFRYLAAYQHAPSLRWSYPLEQALGHSLANVPALSGRTLVLVDRSGSMFYSRLSDRSELNRADAAAIFGTALALRAADADLVEFGTSSNPVRFRKGESVLKVLERFGDLGGTDTTEAVRRHYRKHDRVLIVTDEQYAYSRHGDPTEQVPAHVPVYTWNLAGYRVGHGPSGKGNRHTFGGLSDAAFRMVPLLEAARDADWPWVTAG is encoded by the coding sequence ATGGCGCGATTCAACACCAAGGCCGCCAAGGCGCAGCCGACCTCGCGCGTCACGTCGACGGGGCGCGTCCTGCGTACCTTCCAGGGCGGCCGGGGCCGAGAGCGCGACGCACGCTCCGAGCTCTTCCTGCTCGCCGTCTCCAACTTCGTCTCGCAGCAGACCTTCTACGAGACCGGCGCCGACCGCGACGACCGGTTCACGCGGCTCGTGCGCGAGCTCGCCGTCACCGACCCGGCGTGGACCGCGGGGCTCCTCGGCTGGCTGCGCGGCGCGGGCAACCTGCGCACCGCCTCGGTCGTGGGCGCCGCCGAGTACGTCAAGGCGCGCCTGGAGGCCGGCGCGACCGACGGTCCGTCGAACCGCCAGGTCGTCGACTCCGTGCTCCAGCGGCCCGACGAGCCCGGTGAGCTGCTCGCGTACTGGACCGCGCTGTACGGCCGTAACATCCCCAAGCCCGTCAAGCGCGGTGTCGCCGACGCCGTGCGGCGGCTGTACAGCGGGAAGTCGCTGCTGAAGTACGACACCGCTTCCAACGGGTACCGCTTCGGCGACATCCTCAACCTGGTGCACGCGGCTCCGGACCCGGACAAGCCGTGGCAGGGCGAGCTGTTCAAGTACGCCCTGGACCGCCGGCACAACCCGGACAACGCCGTGCCGCCCGCGTCGGACCGCGTCCTCAGCGCGCACCGCGAGCTGATGGCGCTGCCGGTCGAGGAGCGGCGGGCCGTCGTCACCGCGCCGGACGGCGCCGAGCGGCTCGCGGCGGCCGGGATGACCTGGGAGGCGCTGGCGGGCTGGCTGCAGGGACCGATGGACAGGGCGGCCTGGGAGGCCGTGATCCCGTCCATGGGCACCATGGCGCTGGTCCGCAACCTGCGGAACTTCGACGAGGCCGGGGTGTCCGACGAGGTGGCGGCGCGGGTCGCGGCCCGGATCAGCGACCCGGCGGAGGTCGCACGGTCGCGGCAGTTCCCGTTCCGGTACCTCGCGGCGTACCAGCACGCGCCGTCGCTGCGCTGGTCGTACCCGCTGGAGCAGGCGCTCGGCCACTCGCTGGCCAACGTTCCCGCGCTGTCCGGCCGGACGCTGGTGCTCGTCGACCGCTCGGGTTCGATGTTCTACTCGCGGCTGTCCGACCGCTCGGAGCTCAACCGGGCCGACGCGGCGGCGATCTTCGGCACGGCGCTTGCGCTGCGGGCGGCGGACGCGGATCTCGTCGAGTTCGGGACGAGCAGCAACCCGGTGCGGTTCCGCAAGGGGGAGTCGGTGCTCAAGGTGCTGGAGCGATTCGGCGACCTGGGCGGCACCGACACCACGGAGGCGGTGCGCCGGCACTACCGGAAGCACGACCGGGTACTCATCGTCACCGACGAGCAGTACGCCTACAGCCGCCACGGCGACCCGACCGAGCAGGTCCCGGCTCACGTGCCGGTCTACACCTGGAACCTCGCCGGGTACCGGGTGGGTCACGGGCCCTCCGGGAAGGGGAACCGGCACACCTTCGGTGGGCTGTCGGACGCGGCGTTCCGGATGGTGCCGCTGCTGGAGGCGGCGCGGGACGCGGACTGGCCGTGGGTGACGGCCGGTTGA
- a CDS encoding TetR/AcrR family transcriptional regulator: MTQVKPMRADARRNYERLLKAAVEAFAEHGEGASLDDIAKRAGVGSGTLYRHFPTRQALLEAAYLDRIEALARRADEIAGELPPGEALVEWLNELGLGMIQVRGLRSLLGSAVTDDDSTVATACGACLKVAAERMVRAAQAEGTLREDVEPIEVLRLTHGVATASELADREGRDIRRYLSLVVEGLRRAR; the protein is encoded by the coding sequence ATGACGCAGGTCAAGCCCATGCGCGCGGACGCTCGGCGCAACTACGAGCGGTTGCTGAAGGCGGCCGTGGAGGCCTTCGCCGAGCACGGAGAGGGCGCCTCCCTCGACGACATCGCCAAGCGGGCCGGGGTCGGATCCGGCACGCTCTACCGTCACTTCCCCACGCGCCAGGCGCTGTTGGAGGCCGCCTACCTCGACCGGATCGAGGCGCTCGCGCGGCGCGCCGACGAGATCGCGGGGGAGCTGCCGCCCGGTGAGGCGCTGGTGGAGTGGCTCAACGAACTGGGCCTGGGGATGATCCAGGTCCGTGGCCTGAGGTCGCTGCTGGGTTCGGCCGTCACGGACGACGACTCGACCGTGGCCACCGCCTGCGGGGCCTGCCTCAAGGTGGCGGCGGAGCGAATGGTGCGGGCGGCGCAGGCGGAGGGGACCCTGCGGGAGGACGTCGAGCCGATCGAGGTCCTGCGGCTGACACACGGGGTGGCGACGGCGTCGGAGCTGGCGGACCGGGAGGGGCGGGACATCCGGCGGTATCTGTCCCTGGTGGTGGAGGGGTTGCGGAGGGCGCGGTGA
- the arsM gene encoding arsenite methyltransferase codes for MHEPSTELRETVRRRYAAEAVRVTEGGTACCGPQPVEIDENFGSTLYAADERDALPAEAVAASLGCGNPTAVAELREGERVLDLGSGGGIDVLLSARRVGPTGKAYGLDMTDEMLALALANAERAGATNVEFLKGTIEAIPLPADTVDVVISNCVINLSVDKPAVFSETFRVLRPGGRIGVSDVVADDALTPSRRAERGDYVGCIAGALSFAEYRAGLEAAGFTDVSITPTHAVADGMHSAIVRATKPARSAPERD; via the coding sequence ATGCACGAGCCGTCCACCGAGCTGCGCGAAACCGTCCGCCGGCGCTACGCCGCTGAGGCCGTGAGGGTCACCGAGGGCGGCACCGCCTGTTGCGGGCCGCAGCCGGTCGAGATCGACGAGAACTTCGGTTCCACGCTCTACGCCGCCGACGAGCGCGACGCCCTGCCCGCCGAGGCCGTCGCCGCCTCCCTGGGGTGCGGCAACCCCACCGCCGTCGCCGAACTCCGCGAAGGCGAACGCGTCCTCGACCTCGGCTCCGGCGGCGGCATCGACGTCCTGCTCTCCGCCCGCCGGGTCGGTCCCACCGGCAAGGCGTACGGGCTGGACATGACCGACGAGATGCTCGCTCTGGCCCTGGCCAACGCGGAGAGGGCGGGCGCGACGAACGTCGAGTTCCTCAAGGGCACCATCGAGGCGATCCCGCTGCCCGCCGACACCGTCGACGTGGTGATCTCCAACTGCGTGATCAACCTGTCCGTCGACAAGCCCGCCGTATTCTCCGAGACCTTCCGGGTGCTGAGGCCCGGTGGCCGCATCGGCGTCTCCGACGTCGTCGCCGACGACGCCCTCACGCCCAGCCGGCGGGCCGAGCGCGGTGACTACGTCGGCTGTATCGCCGGCGCGCTGTCCTTCGCCGAGTACCGCGCGGGCCTGGAAGCGGCCGGGTTCACCGACGTCTCGATCACCCCGACCCACGCGGTCGCCGACGGCATGCACTCCGCCATCGTCCGCGCCACCAAGCCGGCCCGGAGCGCACCGGAACGCGACTGA
- a CDS encoding ArsR/SmtB family transcription factor produces MSKQELEVIGQDADCCPGLASAPLGDERAAELAKVFKALGDPVRLRLLSMIASREGGEVCVCEMTPAFDLSQPTISHHLKLLRQAGLIDCERRGTWVYYWVLPGVLDQLAGFLAAPRPAGVTA; encoded by the coding sequence ATGTCGAAACAAGAGCTCGAGGTGATCGGCCAGGACGCCGACTGCTGCCCGGGCCTGGCTTCCGCCCCGCTGGGCGACGAGCGGGCGGCGGAGCTGGCGAAGGTGTTCAAGGCGCTCGGGGACCCGGTCCGGCTCCGGCTGCTGTCGATGATCGCCTCACGTGAGGGCGGCGAGGTGTGCGTCTGCGAGATGACCCCGGCGTTCGACCTGTCCCAGCCGACGATCTCCCACCACCTCAAGCTCCTGCGCCAGGCCGGGCTCATCGATTGCGAGCGGCGCGGCACGTGGGTGTACTACTGGGTGCTGCCCGGCGTCCTGGACCAGCTCGCCGGATTCCTCGCCGCGCCCCGGCCCGCCGGAGTCACCGCGTGA
- a CDS encoding aquaporin, whose product MSVALGRRVAAETLGTALLVAVVVGSGIQAAELSRDVGVQLLANSLATVFGLGVLIALFGPVSGAHFNPAVTLAAWFTGRRAPGGLSPRDVAAYVPAQIVGAIGGAVLADAMFAEPLVKFSTHDRSAAHLWLGEVVATAGLILLIFGLDRIGRARLAPVAVASYIGAAYWFTSSTSFANPAVTIGRAFTDTFAGIAPASVAPFIAAQLLGAALGLGAVAVVYGRPAPAADEVVVPHGEPELASS is encoded by the coding sequence GTGAGCGTGGCCCTCGGCCGCCGTGTGGCCGCCGAGACTCTGGGAACCGCGCTGCTGGTGGCGGTCGTCGTGGGCTCCGGCATCCAGGCCGCCGAGCTCTCGCGGGACGTGGGCGTGCAACTGCTCGCCAACTCGCTGGCCACGGTCTTCGGCCTGGGTGTGCTGATCGCCCTGTTCGGGCCGGTCTCCGGGGCGCATTTCAACCCCGCGGTCACTCTCGCGGCCTGGTTCACCGGCCGCCGCGCCCCGGGCGGTCTCTCCCCGCGGGACGTCGCCGCGTATGTGCCCGCACAGATCGTGGGGGCGATCGGCGGGGCGGTCCTCGCCGACGCCATGTTCGCCGAGCCCCTCGTGAAGTTCTCCACCCACGACCGGTCCGCCGCTCACCTGTGGCTGGGCGAGGTCGTGGCCACGGCAGGGCTGATCCTGCTGATCTTCGGCCTCGACCGGATCGGCCGCGCCCGGCTCGCTCCGGTGGCGGTGGCCTCCTACATCGGGGCCGCCTACTGGTTCACCTCCTCCACGTCGTTCGCGAACCCGGCGGTGACCATCGGTCGCGCCTTCACCGACACCTTCGCCGGAATCGCCCCGGCTTCCGTCGCCCCGTTCATCGCCGCCCAGTTGCTAGGCGCCGCCCTCGGGCTGGGCGCCGTGGCGGTGGTGTACGGCCGCCCCGCCCCGGCGGCGGACGAGGTCGTCGTCCCGCACGGCGAACCCGAACTCGCCTCCTCCTGA
- a CDS encoding arsenate reductase ArsC, whose translation MTTPATRPSVLFVCVHNAGRSQMGAAFLTHLGGERVEVRSAGSAPADSVNPAVVEAMAEVGIDISAETPKVLTTEAVRSSDVVITMGCGDACPVFPGKRYLDWQLDDPAGQGVDAVRPIRDAIEGRVRGLLAELGITAVA comes from the coding sequence ATGACCACCCCCGCCACCCGCCCCTCGGTGCTGTTCGTCTGCGTCCACAACGCCGGCCGCTCCCAGATGGGCGCCGCCTTCCTCACTCACCTCGGCGGCGAGCGGGTCGAGGTTCGCTCAGCCGGCTCGGCGCCCGCCGACTCGGTCAACCCGGCCGTGGTCGAGGCCATGGCGGAGGTGGGGATCGACATCTCCGCCGAGACGCCGAAGGTGCTGACCACCGAGGCCGTGCGGTCGTCCGACGTGGTGATCACGATGGGCTGCGGGGACGCCTGCCCGGTCTTCCCCGGCAAGCGGTACCTGGACTGGCAGCTGGACGACCCCGCCGGCCAGGGCGTCGACGCGGTCCGGCCGATCCGCGACGCCATCGAGGGACGTGTGCGCGGTCTGCTCGCGGAGCTCGGGATCACGGCGGTGGCGTAA